In the genome of Teredinibacter franksiae, the window TTTTCACTCCCCAAGCCCGGTCATTCGCTGCACAAGGGTACTGGCACGTAACATTTGTACAATTTTCCATTTACTTATTGCCGACAAAAATCTTTCTCTATACTGCACAATAAGCAGTTTACTTAACACCAGAACGACAGGAGCCACCACTAGGCTCACGACCAAACTACCCATTGTTAACGTGTGGTTAAACTGAGTGAGGCGGCCCAAGCCAGAGCTGTAGAGCGACTGCCATAAGGCCTGCGCAGATGGCGCAGAAAGCAGGCTTTCCCCTACACCGATGAGCAGTGGGTCGAAAAGCATAGCCAGCCCCGAAAAGAGGGCTACCGCGAGAACAAAGCTGGCGATATTCACACGAAAAAACAGCACAATGAATAAAATAATGAGATTGTGCAGCCTGTATAGCGGGGTGATGCCCACTATCATGCCAAGCATAATGGCGAACGCTATCTGCCATGGGTTGGTTTCTGAGCTGATTATTTTGAAAAACTTGACTAATAAGTGCACAACAGCCTCCGCTACCGTCGAACGATATTTAAAGCACCCATGGAAAAGGCGCCGGACTCAGAAGGTATAATAGCTATCTAGGGGAGGTCGCGCAAAGTACGGTGGCCATTACATTGAATACCGCCACGAAAGGCCTGTTACAAAGCCATACGTAACTGGCTGTTAAGCAAGATGGAAGGACCAACAGGCTTCGTCCCTGAAGCCAAATATACTTTCCTTGTAATGTATCCGAAGGATGCCGCCATTCAAGTATAAACAGACACGTATAAAATCATCCCTGACGCGTCACTTGCGATTGACTGTTGCGGATGAAATCCATAAAACAGATCGGTTCCTTAGCAGCACGTTAAGGCTAAATTAAACGCCCTAGGCTGTATGTGGCAAAAACACAGCCATGTTAATCTGGCGCCACAAGCGTTGTTCCTATGCCACAGATAAATATGCCTTTGTAACTCACCTAACAGAACAGCATTTTGCTACCTTGCGTTTG includes:
- a CDS encoding TIGR03546 family protein, whose protein sequence is MHLLVKFFKIISSETNPWQIAFAIMLGMIVGITPLYRLHNLIILFIVLFFRVNIASFVLAVALFSGLAMLFDPLLIGVGESLLSAPSAQALWQSLYSSGLGRLTQFNHTLTMGSLVVSLVVAPVVLVLSKLLIVQYRERFLSAISKWKIVQMLRASTLVQRMTGLGE